In one Electrophorus electricus isolate fEleEle1 chromosome 21, fEleEle1.pri, whole genome shotgun sequence genomic region, the following are encoded:
- the cdkn2aip gene encoding CDKN2A-interacting protein: MAEGSGSDVVSEFLTQNPHLAQWVDSLKDDSEPNKQWYARREFVLRNMEVFPTIQPGRQTPSLDRLISLSKVWSNHVFLGCRYPQPVMDKVKEMAEGITVNEAPVRKTRDEILGKGKRPSTSGIGSESLAKKSKTGHNDTDSKAGERNTTHPIAVTIKSGPSAGAPAEHQPFFNRLYKAVAWKLVPAGGFGPNLDHFEILRACVESCKASLTCVFVPLKDIPDLPAGCAQKEGQVCELRCHTVYMGTGYGRDECAARAMASKEALKIFQGRKVTVKVSRRRFRGQDVEDLVLLDDQPRSSILPPALSYPFQANQ; this comes from the exons ATGGCGGAGGGGAGTGGGAGCGATGTTGTTTCCGAGTTCTTAACTCAAAACCCCCACCTGGCACAATGGGTGGACTCTTTAAAAGACGACTCCGAGCCAAATAAACAGTGGTATGCCAGACGAGAGTTTGTACTGCGCAATATGGAGGTCTTTCCTACCATCCAACCAGGGCGGCAGACTCCTAGTCTGGATAGGCTTATTTCTCTATCCAAGGTTTGGTCCAACCATGTTTTCTTAGGCTGCCG ATAtccccagcctgtgatggataAAGTGAAAGAGATGGCAGAAGGGATCACTGTAAATGAAGCTCCCGTTCGAAAGACACGAGATGAGATCTTGGGAAAAGGGAAGAGGCCTTCTACTTCAG GTATAGGCAGTGAGAGTTTGGCTAAGAAAAGCAAAACTGGCCATAATGATACTGACAGTAAGGCTGGAGAACGCAACACCACACATCCAATCGCTGTCACTATCAAATCAGGCCCCTCGGCAGGGGCTCCTGCAGAGCATCAGCCCTTCTTCAACCGCCTTTACAAAGCCGTGGCCTGGAAGCTGGTGCCAGCAGGAGGTTTTGGACCCAACCTGGATCATTTCGAGATCCTGCGCGCCTGTGTTGAATCATGCAAGGCCAGCCTCACCTGCGTATTCGTACCGCTCAAAGACATTCCCGACCTTCCCGCTGGCTGCGCACAGAAGGAGGGGCAGGTTTGCGAGCTGCGCTGCCACACGGTCTACATGGGCACAGGCTACGGACGGGATGAGTGCGCCGCTCGGGCCATGGCTTCAAAGGAGGCCCTCAAAATATTTCAGGGGCGGAAGGTGACAGTGAAGGTCTCCCGTCGGAGGTTTCGTGGACAAGATGTGGAGGACCTGGTGCTGCTGGATGACCAGCCCAGAAGCTCCATTTTGCCACCTGCTTTAAGCTATCCTTTTCAGGCCAACCAGTAA
- the LOC113575742 gene encoding cocaine- and amphetamine-regulated transcript protein-like, whose translation MIIESTRKLKSMNKGCVRLSLLTTAQKTMGSCRLWTSALTCAVLLSFVSGSEIYDLDNELDLDTRALRDFYPKDPNLTTEKQLLGALHEVLEKLQTKRISLLEKKFGRVPMCHVGAQCALRKGARIGKMCDCPRGTFCNFFLLKCL comes from the exons ATGATCATTGAAAGCACACGAAAACTTAAATCTATGAACAAGGGGTGTGTTCGTTTATCGTTGCTCACAACTGCGCAGAAGACCATGGGGAGCTGCAGACTATGGACAAGCGCGCTGACGTGCGCTGTGTTGCTGTCCTTCGTCTCAGGTTCTGAAATTTACGACCTGGACAATGAACTGGACTTGGATACAAGAGCACTAAGGGACTTCTATCCCAAAGACCCAAACTTAACCACCGAAAAACAGCTT CTAGGTGCTCTGCATGAAGTTTTGGAAAAGCTGCAGACTAAACGAATCTCACTTTTGGAGAAGAAGTTTGGACGTGTTCCCATG TGCCACGTTGGTGCGCAATGTGCCCTCAGAAAAGGAGCTAGGATTGGCAAAATGTGCGATTGTCCACGCGGAACATTctgtaatttctttttgttgaaGTGCTTGTAA